A portion of the Sphingobacterium spiritivorum genome contains these proteins:
- the mutS gene encoding DNA mismatch repair protein MutS, which produces MAKAAKKETPLMQQYNAIKVKYPGALLLFRVGDFYETFGEDAIKAAGILGIVLTKRGSGSESETALAGFPHHSLETYLPKLVRAGQRVAICDQLEDPKTTKTIVKRGVTELVTPGVSYSDNIVQQKSNNYLASVFFEKNSTGVAFLDISTGEFLVAQGSNSYIDKLLQGFKPTEVILAKKQFKEFTEHFGSQFYTYTLDEWPYTGDYATETLLKHFEVNSMKGFGIERMPVGIIAAGVALHYLNETEHRNLQHISNISRIEEDRYMWLDRFTIRNLELIGSANENAVTLSDVLDHTASPMGARLLKRWIVMPLKDRASIQERLNVVEHFHQNRSLRDELVQEIKQVGDLERLISKIGLLKANPREIMQLKRSLYAIEKLKTRTADADAESLKIISEQLNTCSLIRDRIEREMQAEPPVALNKGNVMADGIDSELDRLRKIAFGGKDYLLEIQKREAELTGIPSLKIAFNNVFGYYLEVTNTHKDKVPEGWIRKQTLVNAERYITEELKEYEEQILGAEEKIQVIENRLYAELLSAIAEYIKPVQLNAQLVAKLDVLLNFAVIAEKNFYVKPEISESKVLDIKGGRHPVIEKNLPIGQDYITNDTFLDNDAQQIIIITGPNMAGKSALLRQTGLIVLMAQIGSFVPAKTAHIGLVDKIFTRVGASDNLSSGESTFMVEMNETASIMNNLSDRSLILLDEIGRGTSTYDGISIAWAIAEFLHNHPTARAKTLFATHYHELNELSTSMPRIKNFNVTVKEVNNKVIFLRKLVPGGSEHSFGIHVAKLAGMPPKLLGRANEILKRLEQERTGGEQIKDSMRKIQKQAYQLQMFAIDDPILEKIRDMLNNLDVNTLTPVEALMKLDEIQRLLKN; this is translated from the coding sequence TTGGCAAAGGCAGCAAAAAAAGAAACTCCATTGATGCAACAGTATAATGCTATAAAGGTGAAATATCCGGGAGCATTATTGTTATTCAGAGTGGGAGACTTTTATGAAACGTTTGGAGAAGATGCAATCAAAGCCGCAGGCATATTAGGGATTGTATTGACAAAGAGGGGGAGTGGAAGTGAGTCCGAGACAGCATTAGCGGGATTTCCGCATCATTCCCTGGAAACGTATCTGCCAAAATTGGTAAGAGCCGGTCAACGTGTGGCGATCTGTGATCAACTCGAAGATCCGAAGACGACCAAGACTATCGTCAAGCGTGGAGTGACAGAACTGGTAACTCCCGGAGTATCTTACAGCGATAATATCGTTCAGCAAAAATCGAATAATTATCTTGCTTCTGTATTCTTTGAAAAGAATTCTACAGGAGTTGCTTTTCTGGATATTTCTACGGGAGAATTTCTGGTTGCGCAAGGCAGCAACAGCTATATTGATAAACTTCTGCAGGGATTCAAACCTACAGAGGTCATACTGGCAAAAAAACAGTTTAAAGAATTTACAGAACATTTCGGAAGCCAGTTTTACACCTATACACTGGATGAGTGGCCGTATACGGGAGATTATGCGACAGAGACCTTACTCAAGCACTTTGAGGTCAACTCGATGAAGGGGTTCGGAATAGAGCGTATGCCTGTAGGCATTATAGCTGCCGGTGTTGCACTTCATTATCTGAATGAAACAGAACACCGTAATCTGCAGCATATATCCAATATATCGCGTATCGAAGAGGATCGCTATATGTGGCTGGATAGATTTACAATCCGTAATCTGGAACTGATAGGATCTGCAAATGAAAATGCAGTAACTCTTTCGGATGTACTGGATCATACGGCCTCACCGATGGGTGCACGTTTGCTCAAACGATGGATCGTCATGCCCCTAAAAGACCGGGCTTCTATACAGGAACGGTTGAATGTAGTGGAGCATTTTCATCAAAACAGATCTTTACGGGATGAGCTGGTGCAGGAAATAAAACAGGTAGGTGATCTGGAGCGACTGATCAGCAAGATCGGACTTCTCAAAGCCAATCCCAGAGAGATTATGCAATTGAAGCGATCGTTGTATGCGATCGAAAAGTTGAAAACACGAACGGCGGATGCAGACGCAGAGTCATTAAAAATTATCTCGGAACAGCTTAACACCTGTTCATTGATCCGTGATAGAATAGAAAGAGAAATGCAGGCCGAACCTCCTGTTGCACTTAATAAAGGAAATGTCATGGCAGATGGCATTGACAGTGAACTGGATCGTCTGCGCAAAATTGCCTTTGGAGGTAAAGATTATCTGTTGGAAATTCAGAAACGCGAAGCTGAACTGACCGGAATTCCATCTTTAAAGATAGCTTTCAATAATGTTTTCGGGTATTACCTCGAAGTGACCAATACCCATAAGGATAAAGTGCCGGAAGGCTGGATCCGTAAACAGACATTAGTAAATGCAGAACGCTATATCACTGAAGAGCTGAAAGAGTACGAAGAGCAGATCCTCGGTGCAGAAGAAAAAATTCAGGTTATAGAAAACAGACTGTATGCAGAGCTATTATCTGCGATTGCCGAATATATCAAACCGGTACAGCTTAATGCTCAGCTGGTGGCCAAACTGGATGTCCTGTTGAACTTTGCTGTAATAGCAGAAAAGAATTTTTATGTCAAACCGGAGATCAGCGAGAGCAAAGTTCTGGATATAAAAGGCGGACGACACCCTGTGATCGAAAAGAACCTGCCGATCGGACAGGACTATATCACCAACGATACTTTCCTGGATAATGATGCACAGCAGATTATTATTATTACAGGACCCAACATGGCCGGTAAATCCGCTTTACTAAGGCAGACCGGATTGATTGTGTTAATGGCGCAGATCGGAAGTTTTGTTCCTGCCAAAACAGCACATATCGGTTTGGTAGATAAGATATTCACCCGTGTAGGAGCGTCGGATAATCTTTCGTCCGGTGAATCTACCTTTATGGTTGAAATGAACGAAACAGCGAGTATCATGAATAACCTGTCGGACAGAAGTCTTATTCTGCTGGATGAGATTGGGCGTGGTACGAGTACATATGATGGGATTTCTATTGCATGGGCGATTGCTGAATTTTTGCACAATCATCCTACAGCAAGAGCAAAGACTTTATTTGCGACGCATTATCATGAACTCAATGAATTGAGTACTTCCATGCCTAGAATCAAAAACTTCAATGTGACAGTCAAGGAAGTCAATAATAAAGTTATCTTTTTGCGTAAACTGGTTCCCGGAGGTTCAGAACACAGCTTTGGTATTCATGTTGCCAAACTGGCCGGAATGCCTCCGAAATTGCTGGGAAGAGCAAATGAAATCCTGAAGCGTCTGGAGCAGGAGCGTACCGGAGGTGAGCAGATAAAGGACAGTATGCGCAAAATACAAAAACAAGCCTATCAACTGCAAATGTTTGCTATTGATGATCCTATTCTGGAAAAAATCCGGGACATGCTGAATAATCTCGATGTCAACACCCTGACTCCGGTAGAAGCCCTGATGAAACTGGATGAAATACAACGTCTTCTGAAAAACTAA